One Streptomyces drozdowiczii DNA segment encodes these proteins:
- a CDS encoding carboxyl transferase domain-containing protein has protein sequence MQQAPVLTSAADPASAAWQANEAAHHALADELRKRLATARLGGGERARARHVARGKLLPRERVDTLLDPGSPFLELAPLAAEGLYGGAAPAAGVIAGIGRVSGRECVVVANDATVKGGTYYPMTVKKHLRAQEVALENRLPCLYLVDSGGAFLPMQDEVFPDREHFGRIFYNQARMSGAGIPQIAAVLGSCTAGGAYVPAMSDEAVIVRNQGTIFLGGPPLVKAATGEVVTAEELGGGEVHSRTSGVTDHLAEDDAHALRIVRNIVATLPDRGALPWSVRPVEEPKVDPAGLYGAVPVDSRTPYDVREVIARVADGSRFAEFKAEYGQTLITGFAHIHGHPVGIVANNGILFSESAQKGAHFIELCDQRGIPLVFLQNISGFMVGRDYEAGGIAKHGAKMVTAVACTRVPKLTVVVGGSYGAGNYSMCGRAYSPRFLWMWPNAKISVMGGEQAASVLATVKRDQLGDDWSAEDEEAFKAPIREQYETQGSAYYATARLWDDGVIDPLETRQVLGLALTACANAPLGDAGFGVFRM, from the coding sequence ATGCAGCAGGCACCGGTGCTGACGAGCGCGGCGGATCCCGCCTCGGCGGCCTGGCAGGCCAACGAGGCGGCGCACCACGCGCTCGCCGACGAGCTGCGCAAGCGGCTCGCCACGGCCAGGCTCGGCGGAGGTGAGAGGGCCCGCGCCCGGCATGTGGCGCGCGGCAAGCTGCTGCCCAGGGAGCGGGTGGACACCCTGCTCGACCCGGGCTCGCCCTTCCTGGAGCTGGCCCCGCTGGCGGCCGAGGGGCTCTACGGGGGCGCGGCGCCGGCCGCCGGGGTGATCGCCGGGATCGGCCGGGTCAGCGGCCGGGAGTGCGTGGTCGTCGCCAACGACGCGACCGTCAAGGGCGGCACGTACTACCCGATGACCGTGAAGAAGCACCTGCGGGCCCAGGAGGTGGCGCTGGAGAATCGTCTCCCCTGCCTCTATCTGGTGGACTCGGGCGGTGCCTTCCTGCCGATGCAGGACGAGGTCTTCCCGGACCGCGAGCACTTCGGCCGGATCTTCTACAACCAGGCCCGCATGTCGGGCGCCGGCATCCCGCAGATCGCGGCCGTCCTGGGCTCCTGCACGGCGGGCGGGGCGTACGTCCCGGCGATGAGCGACGAGGCCGTCATCGTCCGGAACCAGGGCACGATCTTCCTGGGCGGCCCGCCGCTGGTGAAGGCCGCCACCGGCGAGGTGGTCACGGCCGAGGAGCTGGGCGGCGGCGAGGTGCACTCCCGTACGTCGGGCGTCACCGACCACCTCGCGGAGGACGACGCGCACGCGCTGCGGATCGTCCGGAACATCGTGGCCACGCTGCCGGACCGGGGCGCGCTGCCCTGGTCGGTGCGGCCGGTCGAGGAGCCGAAGGTGGACCCGGCCGGGCTCTACGGCGCGGTCCCGGTCGACTCGCGCACGCCGTACGACGTGCGCGAGGTGATCGCCCGGGTGGCCGACGGCTCGCGGTTCGCCGAGTTCAAGGCGGAGTACGGCCAGACGCTGATCACCGGCTTCGCGCACATCCACGGCCACCCGGTCGGGATCGTCGCCAACAACGGCATCCTGTTCTCCGAGTCCGCCCAGAAGGGCGCGCACTTCATCGAGCTGTGCGACCAGCGCGGCATCCCGCTGGTCTTCCTCCAGAACATCTCGGGCTTCATGGTCGGCCGGGACTACGAGGCCGGCGGCATCGCCAAGCACGGCGCGAAGATGGTCACCGCCGTGGCCTGCACCCGGGTGCCGAAGCTGACCGTGGTCGTCGGCGGCTCCTACGGCGCGGGCAACTACTCGATGTGCGGCCGGGCCTACAGCCCCCGCTTCCTGTGGATGTGGCCCAACGCGAAGATCTCCGTCATGGGCGGCGAGCAGGCCGCCTCCGTCCTCGCCACGGTCAAGCGCGACCAGCTGGGCGACGACTGGAGCGCCGAGGACGAGGAGGCCTTCAAGGCCCCGATCCGCGAGCAGTACGAGACCCAGGGCAGCGCGTACTACGCCACCGCCCGGCTCTGGGACGACGGGGTGATCGACCCGCTGGAGACCCGGCAGGTGCTGGGGCTCGCCCTGACCGCGTGCGCCAACGCGCCCTTGGGCGACGCCGGCTTCGGCGTCTTCCGGATGTGA
- a CDS encoding SACE_7040 family transcriptional regulator, with protein MSTHAAARVAAPTRREQILREAARLFAERGFHGVGVDEIGAAVGISGPGLYRHFPGKDAMLAELLVGISERLLAGGELRVSEDAASGDGSPEALLDALIEGHIDFALDDRPLITLHDRELDRLRDTDRKRVRRLQRQYVEVWVAVVRDLYPDLPEHEARAAVHAVFGLLNSTPHLGRPGALPGRTETAALLHRLARGAFAAAGERQAD; from the coding sequence ATGAGCACCCATGCCGCCGCCCGCGTCGCGGCCCCGACCCGCCGCGAGCAGATCCTCCGGGAGGCCGCCCGGCTCTTCGCCGAGCGCGGCTTCCACGGCGTCGGCGTCGACGAGATAGGGGCCGCCGTCGGCATCAGCGGCCCCGGCCTCTACCGCCACTTCCCCGGCAAGGACGCGATGCTCGCCGAGCTCCTCGTCGGCATCAGCGAACGCCTGCTGGCCGGCGGCGAGCTCCGGGTCTCCGAGGACGCCGCCTCCGGCGACGGATCGCCCGAGGCCCTGCTGGACGCGCTCATCGAGGGCCACATCGACTTCGCCCTCGACGACCGCCCCCTGATCACCCTGCACGACCGGGAGCTGGACCGCCTGCGGGACACCGACCGCAAGCGGGTGCGCCGGCTCCAGCGGCAGTACGTCGAGGTCTGGGTCGCCGTCGTCCGCGACCTCTACCCGGACCTGCCCGAACACGAGGCCCGCGCCGCCGTCCACGCCGTCTTCGGGCTGCTGAACTCCACCCCGCACCTGGGGCGGCCCGGAGCGCTGCCCGGCCGCACCGAGACGGCGGCGCTGCTGCACCGGCTGGCCCGGGGCGCGTTCGCGGCGGCGGGGGAGCGGCAGGCGGACTGA
- a CDS encoding phosphatase, with amino-acid sequence MPIPSRAALVEHLVRTRIAGDVATPRDNNLAHYRSLANGDRHYWLGLELGDRWRDEQDVLAVMAERCGVSDDPEHRFGQDTIDPELTVDALERAAARLRKAVEGAERVLFATGHPGGLLDVHRQTAQALRAAGCEIVRIPGGLMADEGMVFQFADVAVQERGATLWHTHSPAPMAAILDGLEREGRPLPDLVVADHGWAGCAAQRGLDAIGYADCNDPALFLGESEGTLQVAVPLDDHVLDPRFYDPMTDYLLDAAGLL; translated from the coding sequence ATGCCGATACCCAGCCGCGCCGCCCTCGTCGAACACCTCGTCCGTACGCGCATCGCGGGGGACGTCGCCACCCCGCGCGACAACAACCTGGCCCACTACCGCAGCCTGGCCAACGGGGACCGGCACTACTGGCTGGGCCTGGAGCTGGGCGACCGGTGGCGCGACGAGCAGGACGTGCTCGCGGTGATGGCCGAGCGGTGCGGGGTCAGCGACGATCCGGAGCACCGCTTCGGGCAGGACACCATCGACCCCGAGCTGACCGTCGACGCCCTGGAGCGGGCCGCCGCCCGGCTCCGCAAGGCCGTCGAGGGCGCCGAGCGGGTCCTCTTCGCCACCGGCCACCCCGGCGGCCTGCTCGACGTCCACCGCCAGACGGCGCAGGCGCTGCGGGCGGCCGGCTGCGAGATCGTACGCATCCCGGGCGGGCTGATGGCCGACGAGGGCATGGTCTTCCAGTTCGCGGACGTCGCCGTCCAGGAGCGCGGCGCGACACTCTGGCACACCCACTCCCCGGCCCCGATGGCCGCCATCCTCGACGGCCTGGAACGCGAGGGCCGCCCGCTGCCCGACCTGGTCGTCGCCGACCACGGCTGGGCCGGATGCGCCGCGCAGCGCGGCCTGGACGCCATCGGGTACGCGGACTGCAACGACCCCGCGCTGTTCCTCGGCGAGTCCGAGGGCACCCTCCAGGTGGCGGTCCCGCTGGACGACCACGTCCTGGACCCGCGCTTCTACGACCCGATGACGGACTACCTGCTGGACGCGGCGGGGCTGCTCTGA
- a CDS encoding hydroxymethylglutaryl-CoA lyase yields MSTDARALPMTVPADGLPARVRIHEVGARDGLQNEQEVVPTEVKAEFIRRLAVAGLTTIEATSFVHPKWVPQLADAEQLFPMLGDIADVGDVALPVLVPNERGLDRALALGARGIAVFGSATETFAARNLNRTVDESLAMFAPVVARAKAESVHVRGYLSMCFGDPWEGAVPVPQVVRVAKALMDLGCDELSLGDTIGVATPGHVTALLTGLNEAGVATDVIGVHFHDTYGQALSNTLAALQHGVSTVDASAGGLGGCPYAKSATGNLATEDLVWMLDGLGIETGVDLDELTATSVWLAGHLGRPSPSRTVRALSHKEQ; encoded by the coding sequence ATGAGCACCGACGCCCGCGCGCTGCCGATGACGGTGCCCGCCGACGGGCTGCCCGCCCGGGTCCGCATCCACGAGGTCGGCGCCCGCGACGGCCTCCAGAACGAGCAGGAGGTCGTCCCGACCGAGGTGAAGGCGGAGTTCATCCGCCGGCTCGCGGTCGCCGGGCTGACCACCATCGAGGCCACCAGCTTCGTGCACCCCAAGTGGGTGCCCCAACTCGCCGACGCCGAGCAGCTGTTCCCGATGCTCGGAGACATCGCGGACGTCGGTGACGTGGCGCTGCCGGTCCTCGTGCCGAACGAACGCGGGCTCGACCGGGCGCTGGCGCTCGGGGCGCGCGGGATCGCGGTGTTCGGCTCCGCCACGGAGACGTTCGCCGCGCGCAACCTCAACCGCACGGTGGACGAGTCGCTGGCGATGTTCGCGCCGGTGGTGGCCCGCGCCAAGGCCGAGTCGGTGCATGTGCGCGGCTACTTGTCGATGTGCTTCGGGGACCCCTGGGAGGGCGCGGTGCCCGTCCCGCAGGTCGTCCGGGTCGCGAAGGCGCTGATGGACCTCGGCTGCGACGAGCTGTCCCTCGGCGACACCATCGGCGTCGCCACCCCCGGCCACGTGACCGCGCTGCTGACCGGGCTGAACGAGGCCGGGGTGGCCACCGACGTGATCGGGGTGCACTTCCACGACACGTACGGGCAGGCCCTGTCCAACACCCTGGCGGCGCTCCAGCACGGCGTGTCCACGGTGGACGCGTCGGCCGGCGGCCTCGGCGGCTGCCCGTACGCGAAGAGCGCGACCGGAAACCTCGCCACCGAGGATCTCGTGTGGATGCTCGACGGCCTCGGCATCGAAACCGGGGTCGACCTCGACGAGCTCACCGCCACCAGCGTGTGGCTCGCCGGACACCTGGGCCGACCCAGCCCTTCCCGTACCGTCCGCGCCCTGTCCCACAAGGAGCAGTGA
- a CDS encoding acetyl/propionyl/methylcrotonyl-CoA carboxylase subunit alpha has product MTMFDTVLVANRGEIAVRVIRTLRELGVRSVAVFSDADADARHVREADTAVRIGPAPASESYLDADRLLEAARRTGAQAVHPGYGFLAENAAFARACAEAGLVFIGPPATAISLMGDKIRAKETVSAAGVPVVPGSSGSGLSDAELADAAAGIGMPVLLKPSAGGGGKGMRLVRDAALLADEIAAARREARASFGDDTLLVERWIDRPRHIEIQVLADAHGNVVHLGERECSLQRRHQKIIEEAPSVLLDEATRASMGEAAVQAARSCGYVGAGTVEFIVPGSDPSSYYFMEMNTRLQVEHPVTELITGLDLVEWQLRVASGEPLPYGQDAIALTGHAVEARVCAEDPARGFLPSGGTVLALHEPQGGGVRTDSGLAEGGEVGSLYDPMLSKVIAYGPDRATALRRLRVALADTVVLGVPVNAGFLRRLLAHPAVVAGELDTGLVEREVAALVPDGVPEEVYAAAALLRQHTASAAARPAHGAWADPFSSGNGWRLGGAPARTVLDFHIPGHDPVQVGLRPCGGGDTELTFGHVGEGASPPAPESGSCGPLGPLPGTAEKARTLAAGDGRIAFELAGVTHVFAYAVSPEGHWLGRDGDSWHVRDHDPVEASLTGAARSGADTLAAPMPGTVTVVKVAVGDEVAAGQSLLVVEAMKMEHVISAPHAGTVTELDVTAGSTVAMDQVLAVVVPAAGAGEDA; this is encoded by the coding sequence ATGACGATGTTCGACACGGTCCTCGTCGCCAACCGCGGCGAGATCGCGGTCCGGGTCATCCGGACCCTGCGCGAGCTGGGCGTGCGCTCGGTCGCCGTCTTCAGCGACGCGGACGCCGACGCGCGGCACGTACGGGAGGCCGACACGGCGGTACGGATCGGCCCCGCGCCCGCCTCCGAGAGCTACCTCGACGCCGACCGCCTCCTGGAGGCCGCCCGCCGCACCGGCGCGCAGGCCGTCCACCCCGGCTACGGCTTCCTCGCGGAGAACGCGGCGTTCGCCCGCGCGTGCGCGGAGGCGGGGCTGGTCTTCATCGGGCCGCCCGCCACCGCGATCTCGCTCATGGGCGACAAGATCCGGGCCAAGGAGACGGTCTCGGCGGCGGGCGTCCCCGTGGTGCCCGGCTCCTCCGGGAGCGGCCTGAGCGACGCCGAGCTGGCGGATGCGGCGGCCGGGATCGGCATGCCCGTGCTGCTGAAGCCCTCGGCGGGCGGCGGCGGCAAGGGCATGCGGCTCGTCCGGGACGCGGCGCTGCTCGCGGACGAGATCGCGGCGGCCCGGCGCGAGGCCCGCGCCTCCTTCGGCGACGACACACTGCTGGTGGAGCGGTGGATCGACCGGCCGCGCCACATCGAGATCCAGGTCCTGGCCGACGCGCACGGCAACGTGGTGCACCTGGGCGAGCGGGAGTGCTCGCTCCAGCGCCGCCACCAGAAGATCATCGAGGAGGCGCCGTCCGTCCTGCTGGACGAGGCGACCCGGGCCTCGATGGGCGAGGCGGCCGTCCAGGCGGCCCGCTCCTGCGGGTACGTCGGCGCGGGCACGGTGGAGTTCATCGTCCCGGGCAGCGACCCGTCCTCGTACTACTTCATGGAGATGAACACCCGGCTCCAGGTCGAGCACCCGGTGACCGAGCTGATCACCGGGCTCGACCTGGTGGAGTGGCAGCTGCGCGTCGCCTCCGGTGAGCCGCTGCCGTACGGGCAGGACGCCATCGCGCTCACCGGGCACGCCGTGGAGGCCCGGGTCTGCGCCGAGGACCCGGCCCGCGGCTTCCTGCCCTCCGGCGGCACCGTGCTGGCGCTGCACGAGCCGCAGGGCGGCGGGGTCCGCACCGACTCGGGGCTCGCCGAGGGCGGCGAGGTCGGCAGCCTGTACGACCCGATGCTGTCCAAGGTCATCGCGTACGGCCCCGACCGGGCCACCGCCCTGCGCCGGCTGCGGGTGGCCCTCGCGGACACGGTGGTCCTCGGCGTCCCGGTCAACGCGGGCTTCCTGCGCCGGCTGCTGGCCCACCCCGCCGTGGTGGCGGGCGAGCTGGACACCGGCCTGGTGGAGCGCGAGGTGGCCGCGCTGGTCCCGGACGGCGTGCCGGAGGAGGTGTACGCGGCCGCCGCCCTGCTGCGGCAGCACACCGCGTCGGCCGCCGCCCGCCCCGCGCACGGCGCCTGGGCCGACCCGTTCTCGTCGGGCAACGGCTGGCGGCTCGGCGGCGCTCCGGCCCGGACGGTGCTCGACTTCCACATCCCGGGCCACGACCCGGTCCAGGTGGGCCTGCGGCCGTGCGGCGGCGGGGACACCGAGCTGACCTTCGGCCATGTCGGCGAGGGCGCGAGCCCGCCCGCCCCGGAATCGGGGTCCTGCGGACCGCTCGGACCGCTGCCCGGTACGGCGGAGAAGGCCAGGACCCTCGCGGCCGGTGACGGCCGGATCGCGTTCGAACTCGCCGGGGTCACGCATGTGTTCGCGTACGCGGTCTCCCCGGAGGGGCACTGGCTCGGCCGGGACGGCGACAGCTGGCACGTCCGGGACCACGACCCGGTCGAGGCGTCGCTGACCGGCGCCGCCCGCTCCGGCGCGGACACGCTCGCCGCGCCCATGCCCGGGACGGTGACCGTGGTGAAGGTCGCCGTCGGGGACGAGGTCGCCGCCGGGCAGAGCCTGCTGGTGGTGGAGGCGATGAAGATGGAGCACGTCATCTCCGCGCCGCACGCCGGCACCGTGACCGAACTCGACGTGACCGCCGGGTCCACGGTGGCCATGGACCAGGTGCTCGCCGTGGTCGTGCCCGCCGCCGGTGCCGGGGAGGACGCATGA